The Triticum urartu cultivar G1812 chromosome 5, Tu2.1, whole genome shotgun sequence genome contains the following window.
AACATCCGTGTCTTGAACCAACTGATAGACAAACATGAATATTCTACCAGCACAAGTTCATGAATAGTACACACAAGTACTGGGGATTTACATCACTGATGTTTACCCCAAAACTTATTGGGGAGGAGTAATACAGTACACAATGAAAAATACATGCTACCGTCTGCAAAACCAAGCGAACTTGATTTGCTTACAAACCTAATATTATGTACACTCACATATATTTTCTTCTTTTATTCCTAACCAAGTGCCCACAATCTTTGTTTTACGGTACATAATTATGCTTGCTTTAATAACATGGTCCCAGCTAAGGAGTTGATTATCAACAGATTATCCTGTTTGCAGGATCTTCAGAATTCAGAAGCTTTGCTCCTGCAAAGAAAAATACAACGAGAGAGGTACCTTGTAAGTTAATTTGCTCGAACTTCTCAAATCAAGAACTGGGATAAATTAACATTTTCATTTCAGTAGGAGAATCATGCCCCCATTTCTTTGGATATGGTTGTCTGAATGCTAGGCTTGACAAAGGGTGTGGATTTTCTATGTTCTGTAATTTAGGATATGCAGCGCTGCCTCTCAAGGGGTACCATGGTTTTGGCGCTAAAGAGTGTGCAAAACAGACTTCAATTAACAGCCTGGATGCAGGATCTCTAAGATTAGCGCATCCATGCAAGCAAATAGTGCGTGCATGATGCTGTTCAAAGTTCCAGGTCCAGGCTTAAATTATGTGCCGGATCCTCTTTGCTTGTGTAATAATAGTGCAATCACGGAATCACCATCACACTAACGTTGGCAGTGCATCTGGGGCAGAAACAACCAAGGAATTGACAGCAATGACAAGCGGCATTCCATTGCGGTTTCTTTGTCAATCTAGGGCATGGTCTACCTTTATTTTGACAAGTGATTGAGATCACCATATAGCACTGAGGACTTGCTGACACTTCACACTTATAAACTGTAGACAAGAGACAAGGATCACGCAGGGTTTTGGTTACCTTGATTGATGGATCAGTTCCAAGCCCCCTGGGTGTTGTACTTGGGAAAGGGGACCCTGCCGGAGTCGATCAGCTTGATGTCGCTATCAAGGATCTCGTAGTGGCGGCGCACCTCGTCGGCCGCCTTGGTCCCGCCCATGGCGCGGGACACCTTGAGCCAGCGGTCGGGCGTGCCCTCGCCGTAGTAGGCGAGTGCGTCCTCGAACAGCTTGTTCTCCTTCTTGCTCCACTCCGGGTTGGCGCCGCCGCGGGATGCGCTCCTTG
Protein-coding sequences here:
- the LOC125556331 gene encoding protein RADIALIS-like 3, whose protein sequence is MSSSGSRSASRGGANPEWSKKENKLFEDALAYYGEGTPDRWLKVSRAMGGTKAADEVRRHYEILDSDIKLIDSGRVPFPKYNTQGAWN